CGATTGCGTCACGTGCAACGACTCCGCCGCCAGGGAGAGGTTGCCGTGATCGCGGATGGCCAGCAGTGCGCGCAGGTGACGGATATCAAGAAACATGAGAGTCTTTCATGTAATGAATGATGAATGCGAGATTGTTTCATTGTTTGCCTTGGTAAACAATACGTGGCAAGTCGCGCTCAAGGTGGATCAGCGCGGCGAACCCACCGTCCGTCACGGGCCGGGCCAACCTTGCAATGGTCCGGTCCGTTTTTTTACACTAACGACTCTTCGCGATAAGCGGGTGTAGCTCAGTTGGTAGAGCGCAACCTTGCCAAGGTTGAAGTCGTGGGTTCGAGTCCCATCACCCGCTCCAGATTCCTGCGCCCCGGAAGTGATGTTCCGGGGCGTTTTGTTTCCGGTGACGCCATGAGTTCGGACGCATCCGCCAGCCATCGCCTGACCATCGGCAGCGTCTCACGTGATCTGCCGCTCGTGGAAGTCGCGCCCGGGTTGCGCATTGCCGTGCTCAACACCCTGGGGGATACGGAACTGGTGGAGATGTCGGCGACCCTTCTCGCCGGGCGTCTTGCGGGCCTGGACTACAGCGCGCTGGTCACCGCCGAAGCCAAGAGCATCCCGCTGATTCATGCCCTGTCGGTGCGCACCGGCCACCCGTATGTGGTGCTGCGCAAGAGCTGGAAGCCCTACATGGGGGATGCCCTCAGCGCCACGACGCAGTCCATCACCACCGGCCACCGGCAGACCCTCTACCTGGATGCCAAGGATCGCGGTCTGGTGGAAGGCCACTCCGTAGTACTGGTGGACGACGTCATCAGCACCGGCTCCACCGTGGAAGCCATGCAGGAGCTGATGCGCGCGGCCGATGCCAGGGTGATCGCGTCTGCTGCCATCTGTACCGAAGGCGATGGCGGCACCGGGGCCATTGCCCTTGCCCACCTGCCGCTGTTTACCGACGAATAGAAAACGCCCTTCCCCGGGGCATTTTGCAACGCTCCCC
The DNA window shown above is from Aquisalimonas sp. 2447 and carries:
- a CDS encoding phosphoribosyltransferase family protein, yielding MSSDASASHRLTIGSVSRDLPLVEVAPGLRIAVLNTLGDTELVEMSATLLAGRLAGLDYSALVTAEAKSIPLIHALSVRTGHPYVVLRKSWKPYMGDALSATTQSITTGHRQTLYLDAKDRGLVEGHSVVLVDDVISTGSTVEAMQELMRAADARVIASAAICTEGDGGTGAIALAHLPLFTDE